TCGGACGTTATGTACATACTGAGCGGACAGCTGGTCCCTGTCTAGAGTGTCTATGCTCAATACAAACAGACAGGCCTCATTAGGGTCTGTTGTGTAGAACCGCGATTCCTCGATGGCAGCCAGAATCTTCTGGTAGCTTTCCGAGGGCGCTTCACCTTTCTGAGGCGGATACACGTAAATTTTAAACCCCCGTTCACAGCGCTGGAAATCGAAACAGGTCTCCATGCGACATCGCCGGCTCTTGTAGATGTTCTTCTGGATTTCTCGTCTCTCGTGAGGAGACGTGTGTTGATGAAGAAGCAGGGGTCCATCCTCTTCCTGCTCGGCCTCACCAAGGTACGTCTGCAGGGGAGGATCCACCCATTCTGGCCAACGGGGCGGCCGAGGTGGGACACCGGCGATCTGTGAGACTCCATAAAGCTGGGCATTGTTCTGGAACTCACCGATTTGTAGACCACACAGGTAGGCTAGTAAGAGGCTACAGGCCCCCACAGATACCAGCAGGTATCGCTTCTTCGCCTGCATGTGGACAGCGAGAAGCAGGGCAGGAAAAGAAGGAAGAACAGCGGGTCGACTGTAAACCCACGGGATAAGCTCTCATACCAACACGAGCATTCTGATTTTGCACGGACCACTGTAAGTGCAGAGAGGGTCATGTTAGCTACACACCAGagttaaaaaatgacagaatgtaACATTGTAACTCCATCTGAATACAGTCTTTAT
This portion of the Cyprinus carpio isolate SPL01 chromosome A20, ASM1834038v1, whole genome shotgun sequence genome encodes:
- the LOC109093562 gene encoding exostosin-1-like, coding for MQAKKRYLLVSVGACSLLLAYLCGLQIGEFQNNAQLYGVSQIAGVPPRPPRWPEWVDPPLQTYLGEAEQEEDGPLLLHQHTSPHERREIQKNIYKSRRCRMETCFDFQRCERGFKIYVYPPQKGEAPSESYQKILAAIEESRFYTTDPNEACLFVLSIDTLDRDQLSAQYVHNVRARIQSLPLWYEGRNHLIFNLYSGTWPDYTEELGFDIGQAMLAKASTDMDNFRPRFDVSIPLFSKDHPQNGGSKGNLNLNNVPPLRKYLLVFKGKRYLTGIGSETRNALHHIHNGDDIILLTTCKHGKDWEKHKDARCDRDNEEYTK